Proteins from a genomic interval of Nasonia vitripennis strain AsymCx chromosome 3, Nvit_psr_1.1, whole genome shotgun sequence:
- the Ndc1 gene encoding nucleoporin Ndc1 isoform X1, translating into MNKTAEANKTNCKELLVQRMFFAIGSSIIVHFILMSGVILVTNLKITHPLEWIQNTWNVVTCLRMWTYFLVFSVVVFLQGIICSKDYMNPVAYTSSRFVKFCHIFTPHNLLVGGLYTILGGVLAWLHLSVEGGRYGSLVKSCEKFQGYCLVEEHYFLLLEGFWIGLYFFTNASYMGSRNLQFSIIPQSKLSQVKRGIQTVIANALLDGIWPMIYFLGFYSVFGQYCRNLFTSPFSLLIEEMPLDKISRLLSMSLIFYAWLHAVLFILIIQSMHLLFQAYLTEWIPFDIEAVQFSEKSKVSLTDALTMEKIPVLQQLGYLDLVTIAQKDRSRRALLFTLSQPGGHPYNWNSVVEKSLSLIKKFSDGLNSASVTQKDQVAPITKNVSTLTAQVTNKPYTYQMRSLVSPKPASAPPVIDTVECQPIATENFVSLYFKNVKKNIINYLLSKRLISYVFAEQFENKLRHVLNDGQSVIWATDAISSLAAVSLDEDPYGIVQKDLPEIIEVLLKLKQSLDKLQKMNISIRKPMSDDRFLKQTLTALRSAVRRSLYRIVAHFKNYIDDLALPPMTVDQLQPFFTYRE; encoded by the coding sequence ATGAATAAAACAGCGGAAGCGAACAAAACGAATTGCAAGGAACTCTTAGTGCAACGAATGTTTTTTGCCATAGGTTCCAGTATCATTGTACACTTTATTTTGATGAGCGGTGTGATTCTAGTCACCAATTTAAAGATAACGCATCCACTGGAATGGATACAGAATACTTGGAACGTCGTCACTTGTTTAAGAATGTGGACCTATTTTTTGGTATTCTCTGTAGTCGTTTTTTTGCAAGGCATAATCTGCAGTAAAGACTATATGAATCCAGTTGCCTATACTTCTAGCCGATTTGTAAAGTTTTGTCATATCTTTACACCTCACAACCTACTTGTTGGAGGACTTTACACAATTTTGGGAGGTGTTCTCGCATGGTTGCACTTGTCTGTGGAAGGAGGTAGATATGGATCTCTTGTTAAGAGTTGTGAGAAGTTTCAAGGCTACTGCTTGGTTGAAGAGCATTACTTTCTACTGCTGGAAGGATTTTGGATTggtttatacttttttacaaaTGCTAGCTATATGGGCTCCAGAAATTTGCAGTTTTCCATCATACCTCAGTCAAAGTTATCTCAAGTTAAGAGAGGAATCCAGACTGTGATTGCCAATGCACTGCTAGATGGTATATGGCCCATGATTTATTTCCTTGGATTTTACTCAGTTTTTGGACAGTATTGCAGAAACCTATTCACATCACCCTTCTCTCTGTTGATTGAGGAAATGCCTCTTGACAAAATCTCTAGGCTACTAAGCATGTCTTTGATATTTTATGCTTGGTTGCACGCTGTACTTTTCATTCTCATAATACAAAGTATGCACTTGTTATTTCAAGCCTATCTAACAGAATGGATCCCATTTGATATCGAGGCTGTGCAGTTTAGTGAAAAGTCAAAAGTTTCATTGACGGATGCACTGACGATGGAAAAGATACCAGTTCTGCAACAATTGGGATATTTAGATCTTGTAACGATTGCTCAAAAGGATAGATCTAGAAGAGCGCTGCTTTTTACATTGAGTCAGCCTGGAGGTCACCCATATAATTGGAATAGTGTTGTTGAAAAAAGTCTATCTCTAATAAAGAAATTCTCGGATGGTTTGAATTCTGCTAGCGTAACTCAAAAGGACCAGGTAGctccaataacaaaaaatgtatcaaCATTGACTGCTCAAGTAACAAATAAACCTTACACATATCAAATGAGAAGTCTTGTATCACCGAAACCCGCTAGTGCTCCACCCGTCATAGATACTGTGGAATGCCAACCAATTGCAACTGAAAACTTTGTTTcactgtattttaaaaatgtaaaaaaaaatattataaactatCTCTTGTCAAAGAGGCTAATCTCCTACGTGTTTGCTGAgcaatttgaaaataaattaaggCATGTGCTCAATGATGGGCAGTCTGTTATTTGGGCAACAGATGCAATTTCTTCACTGGCTGCAGTCTCTTTGGATGAAGATCCATATGGAATTGTACAAAAGGATTTGCCTGAAATAATTGAAGTGCTGCTAAAACTCAAGCAGTCATTAGATAAATTGCAAAAGATGAACATTTCAATTAGGAAGCCAATGAGTGATGATCGATTTTTGAAACAAACTTTGACTGCCCTTCGCTCTGCTGTCAGGCGTAGTTTATATAGAATTGTTGCCCATTTTAAGAATTACATTGATGATCTTGCATTACCTCCAATGACTGTGGATCAGTTACAACCATTTTTCACTTACAGAGAATAG
- the LOC100679400 gene encoding WD repeat-containing protein 36, which produces MSHSKVFQRNRALGYVSNHIPVVTRYIQRRKENLIVTCTGRNFHTYGCSHFTLLSVSGAHPEDITCLSADTYHVYTASGNKIYAWRRGNELKHTYKGHESQVHLLLPFGPHLVSIDEGSNLMIWDIKTEEVVSESNFSNNVFKITALMHPNTYINKILLGSEQGQMQLWNIKLMKMIYTFSGWNFSISIIEQAPAVDVVAVGLIDGRIILHNLKVDQTVFELVQDWGVVTSISFRSDGHPIMATGSLQGHIVLWNLEQRKVESQILNAHFGSVTGLKCLPNEPLLVSSSPDNTLKLWIFDLADGAGRLLRLREGHAEPPTVIRFYGNDGHNILSISGDSSLRIFSTQTETFNKSLGRASYNRKASKKKGRAVDDPLIMPQMTNIAAESTRDKDWDNIATTHLGLGVVTTWSYDKLKMGEHKLLPEKFKFNMNVTATTVTITQCGNYVLAGYNTGHVERFNIQSGVHRSSYGSDKGAHEGPVKGISVDCLNTVVVTAGRDGKVKFWPFQALKPNDKEPKTVIDVKESVEWLRAHRENSLLATALQDFTIVLIDVDMQRIVRRFEGHTGRLNDATFSPDSRWLVTASMDRTIRVWDIPSSQLIDIFQVPEASTSVSFSPTGEFLASAHVCNLGIFLWSNRTLYSHVPLKAVKAEDKIPSISLPGSTADAIPDSSDSTEEAMVLDDDEDEDSKEYTSPDQLSPKLVTMSALATSRWLNLLNIDIVKKRNKPKDAPKTPAAAPFFLPTVSAPQLQFDFSDVQKQQDSAKLLAHPDFQSLTPFGQLLEKTAETNDFVQAVEKLKSMGPSAIDLEVQSLAFDMRCAVPMLLQFLKMIKHMLKSKKDFELAQAYLSLFLKCHGTMLSEEQELAEFLSDFQKLQLKSWKVVREKLFYNLSVVQHLKKT; this is translated from the exons atgtctCACAGTAAAGTATTTCAACGTAATCGAGCTCTGGGATACGTGAGCAATCACATCCCCGTGGTTACACGTTATATCCAGAGAAGGAAGGAAAACTTAATAGTTACATGCACTGGTAGAAATTTTCACACATATGGATGTTCGCATTTTACTCTACTCAGTGTATCTGGAGCTCATCCTGAGGACATAACTTGTCTGTCTGCTGACACTTATCATGTTTACACGGCTAGCGGTAACAAGATTTATGCATGGAGAAGAGGTAACGAGTTGAAACACACCTATAAAGGACATGAATCCCAAGTGCACCTTCTATTGCCCTTTGGGCCTCATCTCGTGTCGATTGATGAGGGTAGTAATTTGATGATCTGGGATATTAAAACAGAAGAAGTTGTTTCGGAATCAAATTTTAGCAACAATGTGTTCAAGATCACTGCCCTTATGCATCCCAATACCTACATTAACAAAATACTGTTGGGAAGTGAGCAAGGACAGATGCAATTATGGAACATCAAGCTGATGAAGATGATATATACTTTTAGTGGATGGAACTTTTCTATAAGTATCATTGAACAAGCACCTGCAGTTGATGTTGTTGCCGTGGGATTAATAGACGGAAGAATCATCTTGCATAACTTGAAAGTAGATCAAACTGTTTTTGAATTAGTGCAAGATTGGGGTGTAGTCACTTCGATTTCATTTCGAAGTGATGGGCATCCTATCATGGCAACTGGCAGTCTACAGGGACATATTGTACTTTGGAATCTTGAGCAGCGCAAAGTAGAGAGTCAAATTTTGAATGCTCACTTTGGATCTGTAACTGGATTAAAATGCCTTCCTAATGAGCCATTGCTTGTTTCTTCGTCACCGGACAATACATTGAAGCTGTGGATATTTGATTTGGCAGATGGCGCAGGAAGATTGCTGAGGCTTCGAGAAGGACATGCAGAGCCTCCAACAGTTATACG ATTTTATGGAAATGACGGCcacaatattttatcaattagtGGAGATTCATCATTGAGAATATTTTCCACCCAAACTGAAACTTTCAACAAAAGCCTAGGAAGAGCTTCTTACAACAGAAAAGCATCAAAGAAGAAAGGAAGAGCAGTGGATGATCCTCTAATAATGCCACAAATGACTAACATTGCAGCAGAGAGCACAAGAGACAAGGATTGGGACAACATAGCTACCACCCATCTTGGTTTGGGTGTAGTTACAACTTGGTCTTACGACAAACTGAAAATGGGAGAGCACAAACTGTTGCcagaaaaattcaagtttaacATGAATGTCACTGCCACTACTGTAACTATAACTCAATGTGGAAATTATGTTCTTGCTGGCTATAACACTGGTCATGTGGAAAGATTCAATATACAGTCTGGAGTGCACAGATCATCTTATGGTTCAGATAAAGGAGCACATGAAGGTCCTGTCAAGGGAATAAGCGTTGACTGCCTGAATACAGTTGTTGTCACTGCTGGAAGAGATGGCAAAGTGAAGTTCTGGCCTTTCCAAGCTTTAAAGC CTAATGATAAGGAGCCAAAAACAGTTATCGACGTAAAAGAATCAGTTGAATGGCTACGCGCTCACAGGGAGAATTCTCTACTTGCCACAGCTCTCCAAGATTTCACGATCGTCTTGATCGATGTTGACATGCAGCGAATCGTTCGAAGATTCGAAGGGCACACAGGTCGCCTCAATGATGCAACCTTTAGCCCTGACTCTAGATGGCTTGTAACTGCCTCCATGGATAGGACGATAAGAGTTTGGGATATTCCATCTTCTCAACTAATAGACATCTTTCAG GTACCCGAAGCTAGCACGTCGGTAAGTTTCTCACCTACCGGCGAGTTTCTCGCCTCTGCGCACGTGTGCAACTTGGGGATCTTCTTGTGGTCCAATCGGACCCTTTATTCCCATGTACCTCTGAAAGCCGTTAAGGCTGAGGACAAGATTCCGAGCATTTCTCTTCCGGGATCCACTGCGGACGCTATCCCAGATTCTTCAGACAGTACGGAGGAAGCTATGGTTcttgacgacgacgaggacgaggactCCAAAGAATATACATCTCCGGACCAGCTTAGCCCGAAACTCGTCACCATGTCTGCCCTGGCTACCTCTCGCTGGCTGAATCTGCTGAATATTGACATAGTGAAAAAACGCAACAAACCGAAAGATGCACCTAAAACTCCGGCGGCCGCGCCCTTCTTCCTACCCACGGTTTCGGCGCCCCAGTTGCAGTTTGACTTCTCGGACGTGCAGAAGCAGCAAGACTCTGCCAAGCTTCTAGCTCATCCCGATTTTCAGAGTTTGACGCCTTTCGGCCAGCTGCTCGAGAAGACGGCCGAGACAAACGACTTTGTCCAAGCTGTGGAAAAGCTGAAAAGCATGGGACCTAGTGCCATTGACCTAGAAGTGCAGTCCCTCGCGTTCGACATGAGGTGCGCGGTACCGATGCTCCTACAGTTTCTTAAAATGATCAAACACATGCTCAAAAGTAAGAAGGACTTTGAGCTTGCTCAGGCATACCTATCGCTCTTTCTTAAGTGTCACGGAACGATGCTGAGTGAGGAGCAGGAGCTGGCCGAGTTTCTGTCTGATTTTCAGAAACTGCAACTTAAGAGCTGGAAGGTCGTTCGAGAGAAGCTCTTCTACAATCTCAGTGTTGTTCAGCATCTCAAAAAGACgtag
- the Pit gene encoding pitchoune: MSVPDKVLMRKIRKREKNKLKVLKEREIQKQNGTLAEELKNAEEKLEVKAKQGVKRQSPEDGPVKKKTKKNKVKVKEESEDDEEEEQISDKQIKNSESDDEEEKENDEEQNSDSAEDTKDKATSSLPGTSVGLELTKDRSFSTLKDKVCENTLKAIAEMGFTDMTEIQAMSIPPLLEGRDLVGAAKTGSGKTLSFLIPAVELIYKLKFMPRNGTGCIIISPTRELSMQTFGVLKELMKYHYHTYGLLMGGASRQTEAQKLSKGVNIVVATPGRLLDHLQNTPDFLYKNLQCLIIDEADRILDIGFEEELKQIINILPKRRQTMLFSATQTKKTEALTTLAVKKEPVYVGVDDEKEKATVEGLEQGYVACPSEKRFLLLFTFLKKNRQKKVMVFFSSCMSVKYHHELLNYIDLPVMSIHGKQKQTKRTTTFFQFCNAQSGILLCTDVAARGLDIPDVDWIVQYDPPDDPKEYIHRVGRTARGEGSSGHALLILRPEELGFLRYLKQARVPVNEFEFSWNKIADIQLQMEKLISKNYFLNMSAKEAFKAYVRAYDSHHLKQIFDVETLDLTKVAKSFGFTTPPAVDLKVGVSKDSRPRKRLGGGGYGYFKGLNGEQPGAARRAERTKTFRQVGKRNHSDRRQFAR; encoded by the exons ATGTCTGTACCCGATAAAGTGTTGATGCGCAAAAtaaggaaaagagagaaaaacaagCTGAAAGTcctaaaagagagagaaatacaaaagcagaatg GGACTCTAGCTGAAGAACTCAAAAATGCGGAGGAAAAGTTGGAAGTTAAGGCAAAACAAGGTGTCAAAAGACAGTCTCCAGAGGATGGACCAGTTAAAA AGAAAACCAAAAAGAACAAGGTCAAAGTAAAAGAAGAAAGTGAAGatgacgaagaagaagaacagaTTAGTGATAAGCAAATCAAAAATTCTGAATCAGATGACGAAGAGGAGAAAGAAAATGATGAGGAGCAAAATTCTGATTCGGCAGAGGATACCAAGGATAAAGCTACATCAAGCT TACCTGGTACATCTGTTGGATTGGAACTCACAAAAGATAGATCATTCTCTACCTTGAAGGATAAGGTATGTGAAAATACCTTAAAAGCTATTGCAGAGATGGGCTTTACAGACATGACAGAGATTCAAGCTATGTCAATACCTCCGCTTCTCGAAGGAAGAGATCTAGTAGGTGCAGCAAAAACCGGATCTGGAAAGACTTTATCTTTCCTCATTCCTGCTGTAGAACTTATCTATAAACTCAAGTTTATGCCCCGAAATG GAACTGGATGTATAATCATTTCTCCAACACGCGAGTTATCCATGCAAACGTTTGGTGTCCTCAAAGAGTTGATGAAATATCATTATCACACTTATGGTCTGTTAATGGGTGGTGCAAGCAGGCAAACTGAAGCACAAAAACTGTCGAAAGGCGTCAACATAGTTGTAGCGACACCCGGTAGATTGCTCGATCACTTGCAAAATACTCCGGACTTTCTGTACAAAAATCTCCAATGTCTGATTATTGACGAAGCTGACAGGATTCTCGACATCGGATTCGAAGAAGAACTGAAACAgattatcaatattttacCGA aaaggaGACAAACTATGCTGTTCAGTGCAACGCAGACTAAAAAGACCGAAGCATTGACAACGTTAGCCGTGAAAAAAGAGCCCGTCTACGTCGGTGTTGACGACGAGAAGGAAAAAGCCACAGTGGAGGGTCTGGAACAAGGATATGTTGCTTGTCCCAGCGAAAAACGATTCCTTCTACTTTTCACATTCTTGAAGAAAAATAGACAGAAAAAAGTGATGGTCTTCTTCAGTTCTTGCATGTCCGTCAAATATCACCACGAGCTGTTGAATTACATCGATTTGCCAGTCATGAGCATTCAC GGAAAACAGAAGCAAACCAAGAGAACCACGACTTTCTTCCAGTTCTGCAATGCACAATCTGGTATTTTACTGTGTACCGACGTAGCTGCCAGAGGTCTCGACATTCCCGACGTAGATTGGATCGTACAGTACGATCCTCCAGATGATCCAAAG GAATACATTCATAGAGTCGGTAGAACGGCCCGTGGCGAAGGCAGTAGCGGTCACGCCTTGCTCATCCTGCGACCGGAGGAGCTAGGCTTCCTGCGCTACTTGAAGCAGGCTCGAGTTCCCGTCAACGAGTTTGAGTTCTCGTGGAATAAAATTGCCGACATACAGCTGCAG ATGGAGAAGCTGATCTCGAAGAACTACTTCCTGAACATGTCGGCGAAGGAGGCGTTCAAGGCGTACGTCCGGGCGTACGATTCGCACCACCTCAAGCAGATATTCGACGTCGAGACCCTGGATCTGACGAAGGTCGCCAAGTCGTTTGGATTCACGACGCCTCCGGCCGTCGATTTGA AAGTGGGAGTGAGCAAGGATTCTCGGCCGCGCAAACGCCTCGGCGGCGGTGGCTACGGCTACTTCAAGGGCCTGAACGGCGAGCAACCCGGAGCTGCCAGGAGAGCCGAGCGTACAAAGACCTTCCGCCAGGTTGGCAAGCGGAATCACAGCGACAGGAGGCAGTTCGCTCGGTGA